AATGCGATCGTGGTTCCGTGTGGAAAGATCAAATCGTTTGGCTTATCGATGCTTACCGCTCGAACCTGATGCGGTAGACCGAGCTTTAGAAACCGATGGACAGTGTCTAACGTGTGCGGGCCCCAGTCGCCGAAGGCACCGTTTCCGTAGTCGTACCAGCCGCGCCAGTTGCCTGGATCGTACTTGGTGTTGTAAGCGCGTTTGGGTGCTGTTCCGGCCCAAACGTCCCAGTTCATTCCTTCGGGCATTTTTTCTGCCGAAGGATAGTCTTTGACGTCACCCCAAGGGTGCCAACGCCGCCCATTGTTCATGCAAGCGTCGACTCGGCGCACGTTCTTGATGATTCCGGCGTCAACCCAGGATTCGAACTGCAGACGCTGTTCGCTGGAATGCCCCTGGTTGCCCATTTGGCATTTAACGTTGTATTTCTTTTCGGCCGCGATCAACAGTTCACATTCTTCGAACGTGTGTGCGAGCGGCTTTTCAACGTAGACGTCGATTCCCATCGACATCGCAAGCATCGCGATTGGGAAGTGCGAGTGATCGGGAACACCAATCGTACAGGCGTCGATTTTGTCGCCCATCTGAGAAAACATTTCGCGAAAATCGTCAAACACGAGGGCGTCATCGCATTGGCCATCCATCTTCTTTTTTAGCCCGTTGGCTCGCGATGGCACAACGTCACAAAGAGCAACGCAATTCGTCAAAGGATGTTTGATCGCCTCGGATCCGATCGCACCGCCACGATTCGAGCAGCCGATCACCGCCAAGTTGATTTTGTCACCGCCAACGTTCTGGCCAAGGGCAAAGCTGGGAAGCGTCGTGGCGACTGCAGAAACGGTTGCTGCCTGCGCCAAAAATTGGCGGCGTTTGATGTTTTGCACTGTGATTTCCTGTGAACTTTAAGTTAGAAATTCCCATACTCACGCGACGCTCTTGCATCGCGTTGCACGCGGTATAGCCGACGACTTACGGTTGTCATTCTAGTTGATCGAAATTCCGCATGTGACGCGACGTCGCCCGGCAGCCTGATTCAATCAGTCCTTAACTACTTCCCACCGGGCGCGCCTGTTTTTTTGGCCCACGCGAACCAGTCGGCGGACATCTCCTTCACACGTTCGGGGTTCTGCCCCGCTAAGTCGACTGTTTCGCACCGATCGCGCCCGAGATCATACAGCTCCCAATCCTTGATCGTCTTGTCCCAAACCAGTTTCCAGTTGCCTTGCCGGATGGCGCGGTTGCCGGTGTACTCCCATGCGAGCGTGTCATGTGGCTTCCGCACTTCGCCACGCAAGATCGGCACAATGCTTTTGCCCTCTAGCGGAATGATTTCGTTGGCACTGAAGTTCGCCGGATACTCGGTCTGAGCCAACTCGACGAACGTTGCCATGAAATCGATGATATGCGCCGGTTGCGCACTGATCACGTTAGGCCCAATCGTCTCCGGCCATCGCGCGATCATTGGCGTGCAAATGCCGCCCTCGTGAGCCCACGTTTTATAGCGTTTGAACGGCGCGTTCTGAGCCCATCCCCACGACGGTCCGACCGCGACGTAGTCGTTTTTGGGACCAGGGTTTCGCTCCGCAGGATCGCGCCCCCCCCGGTTCCTCAGAACATCCACCATTGTCGCTCAAAAAGAACACCACCGTATTGTCGTCGACGCCCGTCTCCTCAAGCGTCTGCATCAAGCGTCCGATATTCTGGTCCATCGAATCGATCATCGCAGCGTAGACAGCCATGCGTCGGTCCTCGAATTCATGGTCAGCGTTTTTCCAGTCATACGCTTTTGAATCGTGCTGAGAGAGACTCCAGGTTTCAGGATCGATCAAGCCCATCTCGATCTGCCGCTCGTAACGTTGCTGACGCATTTCTTCCCAGCCCATTTTAAAGCGACCAATGTACTTTTCGAT
The Rubripirellula reticaptiva DNA segment above includes these coding regions:
- a CDS encoding Gfo/Idh/MocA family protein, whose amino-acid sequence is MQNIKRRQFLAQAATVSAVATTLPSFALGQNVGGDKINLAVIGCSNRGGAIGSEAIKHPLTNCVALCDVVPSRANGLKKKMDGQCDDALVFDDFREMFSQMGDKIDACTIGVPDHSHFPIAMLAMSMGIDVYVEKPLAHTFEECELLIAAEKKYNVKCQMGNQGHSSEQRLQFESWVDAGIIKNVRRVDACMNNGRRWHPWGDVKDYPSAEKMPEGMNWDVWAGTAPKRAYNTKYDPGNWRGWYDYGNGAFGDWGPHTLDTVHRFLKLGLPHQVRAVSIDKPNDLIFPHGTTIAFDFKERGPDMPEMTINWYDGVKNRPPSSKDVKIGACGKAIFSDDLTFVGGTHSATLSIVGGDRLSDVKGNLPELPASETSTNHMDNFLRASAGLDPYCNSSFAVSGPLTQVFMLGCIAQRLGENLEFDAVKRQITNNARANDLLKGNAPRQGWEEYYKLA
- a CDS encoding sulfatase family protein, which codes for MIARWPETIGPNVISAQPAHIIDFMATFVELAQTEYPANFSANEIIPLEGKSIVPILRGEVRKPHDTLAWEYTGNRAIRQGNWKLVWDKTIKDWELYDLGRDRCETVDLAGQNPERVKEMSADWFAWAKKTGAPGGK